A genomic segment from Desulfonatronum lacustre DSM 10312 encodes:
- the thiS gene encoding sulfur carrier protein ThiS — MIVNGMSESLQEDVMLHDLIASRGLDPSRVVAELNREIVPGEDFPKTRLQEGDRLELLQFVGGG, encoded by the coding sequence GTGATCGTCAACGGGATGAGCGAGTCCCTTCAAGAGGACGTCATGCTCCATGATCTGATTGCCTCCAGGGGCCTGGATCCGTCCCGGGTCGTGGCCGAGTTGAATCGAGAGATCGTGCCCGGCGAGGATTTCCCCAAAACCAGGCTCCAGGAGGGTGACCGGCTGGAGCTGTTGCAGTTCGTGGGAGGTGGCTGA
- the rpsB gene encoding 30S ribosomal protein S2: MAYVTMKQMLETGVHFGHQTRRWNPKMRPYIFGARNGIHIVDLQQTVKMFQKAHDFIADTVAQGGKVMFVGTKPQAREIIKQEAARVGMFSVTHRWMGGTLTNFQTIRSSIQRLKKLETMFEDGTVNRFVKKEIVRMQRDVEKLNLALGGIKDMESLPQAAFVIDPNREDIAIQECRKLNIPVVAVVDTNCDPDLIDFIIPGNDDAIRAIKLFSASIADACTEGAARMRDMDQSAEKAAEAALTQAAAESEGAETESEKDATEEK; this comes from the coding sequence ATGGCGTACGTGACTATGAAGCAGATGCTGGAGACCGGAGTGCATTTCGGTCACCAGACCCGGCGTTGGAACCCCAAGATGCGTCCGTATATCTTCGGTGCGCGCAACGGCATTCACATCGTCGACTTGCAGCAGACCGTGAAGATGTTCCAAAAGGCTCACGACTTCATCGCCGATACCGTGGCCCAGGGCGGTAAGGTCATGTTCGTGGGCACCAAGCCCCAGGCCCGGGAGATCATCAAGCAGGAAGCCGCTCGGGTGGGCATGTTTTCCGTGACCCATCGCTGGATGGGCGGTACCCTGACCAACTTTCAGACCATTCGCAGCAGCATTCAGCGCTTGAAGAAGCTGGAAACCATGTTCGAGGACGGCACCGTGAATCGGTTCGTCAAGAAGGAAATCGTGCGCATGCAGCGCGACGTGGAAAAGCTGAACCTGGCCCTGGGCGGGATCAAGGACATGGAGTCCCTGCCTCAGGCGGCCTTCGTCATCGACCCGAACCGGGAAGACATCGCCATCCAGGAATGCCGCAAGTTGAACATTCCAGTGGTCGCCGTGGTGGACACCAACTGCGATCCGGACCTGATCGACTTCATCATTCCCGGCAACGACGATGCCATCCGGGCCATCAAGCTGTTCTCCGCGAGCATCGCCGATGCCTGCACCGAGGGCGCGGCCAGGATGCGCGACATGGACCAAAGCGCTGAGAAGGCCGCCGAGGCAGCGCTGACCCAGGCCGCTGCGGAGAGCGAAGGGGCTGAAACGGAAAGTGAAAAAGACGCTACGGAGGAGAAATAA
- the tsf gene encoding translation elongation factor Ts, translating into MAISASLVKELRERTGAGMMDCKKALQECDGDQEKSLLWLREKGLAKAQKKSGRATSQGFIGSYIHSNGKIGVMVELKCETDFVAKNEKFLELAKDLAMQVAATAPLCVAPEDIPEDVLERERQFVTQQTRDEGKPENIIPKIVDGRMKKFAQEVCLLEQAFIKDDSRKIKDLITETIAVLGENIQVGRVVRMALGEEA; encoded by the coding sequence ATGGCCATTTCCGCAAGTTTGGTGAAGGAGCTGCGCGAGCGTACCGGCGCGGGCATGATGGATTGCAAAAAAGCGCTGCAGGAGTGCGACGGAGACCAGGAAAAGTCCTTGCTCTGGCTGCGCGAAAAAGGCTTGGCCAAGGCCCAGAAGAAGTCCGGCCGGGCCACGTCCCAGGGCTTTATCGGGTCTTACATTCACTCCAACGGCAAGATCGGAGTAATGGTCGAGCTGAAGTGCGAGACCGACTTCGTGGCCAAGAACGAAAAGTTCCTGGAACTGGCCAAGGATCTGGCCATGCAGGTGGCCGCCACGGCTCCGCTGTGCGTGGCCCCGGAGGACATTCCGGAGGACGTTTTGGAGCGGGAGCGCCAATTCGTCACCCAGCAGACCCGGGACGAAGGCAAGCCGGAAAACATCATTCCCAAGATCGTGGACGGACGGATGAAGAAGTTCGCCCAGGAAGTCTGCCTCCTGGAGCAGGCCTTCATCAAGGACGATTCCCGCAAGATCAAGGATCTGATCACGGAAACCATCGCCGTACTCGGCGAAAACATCCAGGTCGGCCGGGTCGTGCGGATGGCCTTGGGTGAAGAAGCCTAA
- the pyrH gene encoding UMP kinase codes for MTELRYPRILLKISGEALAGPNQFGIDPETIDTFCREMVEVAELGVELALVIGGGNIFRGLSAASRGMDRAGADYMGMLATVINSLAVQDGLEKLGLTTRVMTAFPMQQVAEPYIRRRAIRHLEKKRVVICAAGTGNPFFTTDTAAVLRGAELKVQAILKATKVDGVYDKDPKKDQDARLFSHISYIDVLKKRLQVMDSTAISLAMDNNLPIVVFNLFTAGNIKRVALGEPTGTLVTGGE; via the coding sequence ATGACGGAACTGCGCTATCCCAGGATATTGCTGAAAATCAGCGGCGAAGCCCTGGCCGGGCCCAACCAGTTCGGGATCGATCCCGAGACCATTGACACGTTCTGTCGGGAAATGGTCGAGGTCGCCGAACTGGGGGTCGAATTGGCCCTGGTGATCGGCGGAGGGAACATTTTTCGCGGTCTCTCAGCCGCCTCCCGGGGCATGGACCGGGCCGGAGCCGACTATATGGGCATGCTGGCCACGGTGATCAACTCCCTGGCCGTGCAGGACGGTCTGGAGAAGTTGGGTCTGACCACCCGGGTGATGACCGCCTTTCCCATGCAGCAGGTGGCCGAACCCTACATCCGCCGCCGGGCCATCCGGCACCTGGAAAAGAAACGGGTGGTGATCTGCGCCGCGGGCACCGGCAACCCGTTTTTCACCACGGACACCGCCGCGGTCTTGCGCGGAGCCGAGCTCAAGGTTCAGGCCATCCTCAAGGCCACCAAGGTGGACGGGGTTTACGACAAGGATCCGAAAAAGGATCAAGACGCCCGGCTGTTCTCGCACATCTCCTATATTGATGTTCTGAAAAAGCGCCTGCAAGTCATGGACTCCACGGCCATTTCCCTGGCCATGGACAACAATCTGCCCATCGTGGTCTTTAATCTCTTCACCGCGGGCAACATCAAGCGGGTCGCACTGGGAGAACCTACGGGAACGCTGGTCACAGGAGGAGAATAA
- the frr gene encoding ribosome recycling factor: MTSVLDDNKERMEKSLQSLDREFKRLRTGRASGALLDGIRVDYYGTSTPLDQLASISIPDSRTISIQPWDRGAFKDVEKAILKSDLGLNPVNDGKTLRIIIPPLTEERRKELVKIAKKFTEEAKVGIRSIRRDANDTLKKQEKAKEITEDELHKTQDDVQKLTDEYIVKADAVFAAKEKEIMEI; encoded by the coding sequence ATGACATCCGTACTGGACGACAACAAGGAACGCATGGAGAAGTCCCTGCAAAGCCTGGACAGGGAGTTCAAAAGGCTGCGAACCGGTCGGGCCTCCGGGGCCTTGCTGGACGGGATTCGGGTGGACTACTACGGTACGTCGACCCCTTTGGATCAACTGGCTTCCATCTCCATCCCGGACAGCCGGACCATTTCCATCCAGCCCTGGGATCGTGGAGCATTCAAGGATGTGGAAAAGGCCATCCTCAAGTCTGATTTGGGCCTGAACCCGGTCAACGACGGTAAGACCTTGCGGATCATCATCCCGCCTCTGACCGAGGAACGGCGCAAGGAGCTGGTCAAGATCGCCAAGAAGTTCACTGAGGAGGCCAAGGTCGGCATCCGTAGCATTCGGCGCGACGCCAACGACACGCTGAAGAAGCAGGAAAAGGCCAAAGAGATCACCGAGGACGAGCTGCACAAGACCCAGGACGACGTCCAGAAGCTGACGGACGAATACATCGTCAAGGCCGACGCCGTTTTCGCGGCCAAGGAAAAGGAAATCATGGAGATCTGA
- the uppS gene encoding polyprenyl diphosphate synthase, giving the protein MSSLPRHIAIIMDGNGRWAEHHGLPRTEGHKAGTRSARKIVTQCRKLGIPHVTFYTFSKENWSRPREEVSFLFEMLQSYLKSEMDSLLERDIRLHVLGDWDELPFALRQILRHVCSKSSHCKSMVVNLALNYSGREEIVRACRKLVAQGVSADQITEQLLTDNLDTAGQPDPDLIIRTSGEQRLSNFLLYQAAYSELVFTPVMWPDFDEACLQAALDEFARRSRRFGGLEPSSA; this is encoded by the coding sequence TTGTCCTCCCTTCCCCGGCATATCGCCATCATCATGGACGGCAACGGGCGGTGGGCCGAACACCACGGCCTGCCGCGCACCGAAGGCCACAAGGCCGGTACCCGCTCCGCCCGCAAGATCGTCACCCAGTGCCGCAAGCTCGGCATTCCGCACGTTACGTTCTATACCTTTTCCAAGGAAAACTGGTCCCGACCCCGGGAGGAGGTCTCGTTTTTATTCGAGATGCTCCAGTCCTATCTCAAGAGCGAGATGGATTCCCTGCTGGAGCGGGACATTCGGCTGCACGTGCTCGGAGACTGGGACGAACTCCCCTTTGCCCTACGCCAGATTTTGCGGCACGTCTGCTCCAAGAGCAGCCACTGCAAATCCATGGTCGTCAATCTGGCCTTGAACTATTCCGGCCGCGAAGAGATTGTCCGGGCCTGCCGGAAGCTTGTAGCCCAGGGTGTATCGGCGGATCAGATTACGGAACAGCTCCTGACCGACAATCTGGACACAGCCGGCCAGCCGGACCCGGACCTGATCATCCGGACCAGCGGCGAGCAGCGGTTGAGCAATTTTCTCCTGTATCAGGCCGCGTACAGCGAACTGGTCTTCACTCCGGTGATGTGGCCGGACTTTGACGAAGCCTGCCTGCAAGCGGCCCTGGACGAGTTTGCCCGGCGGTCCCGGCGTTTCGGGGGCCTGGAACCGTCGTCGGCCTGA
- a CDS encoding phosphatidate cytidylyltransferase: MPLTSHHKRLLTGLLPLPVLLWILFSGGLPLLLLVLILAALGQWEFYSMFWKRERPGWKLLGIAGGALFLMAAYLAPTAVPAALAGLFCLFGILFLVSYSADPETASFPDVLLLFLGCCYLPLLLHFALGLAWPELLLVVAAAFLSDTAAYYTGSKLGRRHVWPSISPKKTWEGSAGGMAACVGASLVVGLAWGTAGAAAFIFLGVVLNLAAQVGDFFESAMKRSQAVKDSGTLLPGHGGILDRIDSLLFVLPAYAALSLVYPFF; the protein is encoded by the coding sequence ATGCCCCTGACCTCGCACCACAAACGCCTGTTGACCGGGCTGTTGCCGTTGCCCGTCCTGCTCTGGATTCTTTTTTCCGGCGGGCTCCCGCTCTTGCTTCTCGTGCTCATCCTCGCCGCCCTGGGTCAATGGGAATTCTATTCCATGTTCTGGAAACGGGAGCGACCGGGATGGAAACTGCTGGGCATCGCCGGCGGGGCGCTTTTTCTTATGGCCGCGTACCTGGCGCCGACCGCCGTACCGGCGGCTCTGGCCGGGCTGTTCTGCCTGTTCGGCATCCTGTTTCTGGTCAGCTACAGCGCTGATCCCGAAACCGCGTCGTTTCCGGATGTGTTGCTGCTTTTTCTGGGCTGCTGCTATCTGCCTCTGCTGCTGCACTTCGCCCTGGGGCTGGCGTGGCCGGAGTTGCTATTGGTGGTGGCCGCGGCGTTTCTCTCCGATACGGCCGCCTATTACACCGGCTCCAAGTTGGGCCGCCGCCACGTTTGGCCGTCCATCAGTCCCAAGAAAACCTGGGAGGGCAGCGCAGGAGGTATGGCGGCCTGCGTTGGGGCCAGCCTGGTTGTGGGACTGGCCTGGGGAACCGCGGGCGCGGCGGCGTTCATCTTCCTCGGCGTGGTCTTGAATCTGGCCGCCCAGGTGGGAGACTTTTTCGAATCCGCCATGAAGCGCTCCCAGGCTGTCAAGGATTCCGGAACCCTCCTGCCCGGCCACGGCGGCATCCTGGACCGCATCGACAGCCTGCTTTTTGTTTTACCGGCCTATGCGGCTTTGAGCCTTGTTTATCCTTTCTTCTAG
- the dxr gene encoding 1-deoxy-D-xylulose-5-phosphate reductoisomerase: MPPLHACRYISALPSPAMSAPRGLVILGSTGSIGRSALGVISEHPERFSVLGLAGGRNVRLLAEQAARWRPGMLAVLDAALADELRGLLPSGYAPEIVHGQEGYEQLARLSEAEMVLSAQVGAAGLPATLAAARAGKIIALANKESLVLAGAVIRDACQRYGAMILPVDSEHNAVFQSLRGETCSSLRRIILTASGGPFRDMDAAELDAVTVGQALAHPNWSMGAKISVDSATLMNKGLEVIEACLLFGLDMDQVAVLIHPQSIVHSLVEFTDRSLLAHLGPADMQVPISHCLGYPERLGLSLAPLDLLQAGTLTFREPRTDLFPCLELARQAYRAGPSHLVVLNAANEAAVDLFLRERISFLHIPALIRRALDDHAGLSVDSLETILELSVLVQDQTRRLADSGAGV, from the coding sequence ATGCCACCCCTCCACGCTTGCCGATACATCAGCGCCCTGCCTTCGCCCGCGATGTCCGCCCCACGCGGCTTGGTCATTCTGGGCAGTACCGGTTCCATCGGTCGCAGCGCTCTGGGGGTGATTAGCGAGCATCCGGAACGTTTTTCCGTGCTGGGGCTGGCCGGGGGGCGCAACGTTCGCCTGTTGGCCGAACAAGCCGCGCGGTGGCGGCCCGGGATGCTGGCGGTGCTGGATGCGGCCTTGGCCGATGAACTGCGGGGGCTGCTGCCTTCCGGTTATGCTCCGGAGATCGTTCACGGCCAGGAGGGCTACGAGCAGCTGGCCCGGCTCTCTGAGGCCGAGATGGTTCTCTCCGCCCAGGTGGGCGCGGCCGGACTGCCGGCCACGTTGGCCGCGGCCCGGGCCGGGAAGATCATCGCCCTGGCCAACAAGGAATCCTTGGTTCTGGCCGGAGCCGTGATCCGGGACGCCTGTCAGCGGTACGGAGCCATGATTCTGCCCGTGGATTCGGAGCACAACGCGGTGTTTCAATCCCTGCGCGGGGAGACCTGCTCCAGTTTACGGCGGATCATTCTCACGGCCTCGGGCGGTCCGTTCCGGGATATGGACGCGGCTGAGCTGGACGCGGTCACGGTGGGTCAGGCCCTGGCCCATCCCAACTGGTCCATGGGCGCGAAGATCAGCGTGGATTCCGCGACCCTGATGAACAAGGGCCTGGAAGTGATCGAGGCCTGCCTGCTGTTCGGCCTGGATATGGACCAGGTGGCCGTGCTGATCCACCCCCAGAGCATCGTTCATTCCCTGGTGGAATTCACGGATCGCTCCCTGCTGGCCCACTTGGGACCCGCGGACATGCAGGTGCCCATCTCTCATTGCCTGGGGTACCCGGAGCGTCTGGGATTGAGTCTGGCTCCCCTGGATCTGCTTCAGGCCGGAACCCTGACCTTTCGGGAGCCTCGGACCGATCTTTTTCCCTGTCTGGAACTGGCCCGACAGGCCTATCGCGCGGGCCCAAGCCATCTGGTGGTCCTGAACGCGGCCAACGAGGCAGCCGTGGACCTGTTTTTGCGTGAGCGTATCTCCTTCCTGCACATCCCGGCCCTGATCCGCCGCGCCCTGGACGACCATGCCGGGCTGTCCGTGGACTCCCTGGAAACGATTCTGGAGCTGAGCGTCCTCGTCCAGGACCAGACGCGACGCTTGGCCGACTCCGGTGCCGGTGTCTGA
- the rseP gene encoding RIP metalloprotease RseP produces the protein MQSVLAIILVLGVLIFFHELGHFLVARLFKIGVPVFALGFGPKLFGFQYGGTEYRLCAVPLGGYVKLAGESAQDELGEGIPPESSFSLRPPWQRILVVAAGPVFNFVLAVFIYWGLFWAHGQQELLPVVGQVLEDSPAQAADLRDGDMVLSINGQDIRYWSELAERIQQSEGQTMHLTVQRENRVVDVAAQPRVEVRQNLFGEDIKVAMLGITASGETQSIALGPGTALIAGAEQTWTIVVLTVQGIIKLIERIIPADNIGGPILIAQLVSEQASEGLTNLLALTALISINLGLLNLLPIPVLDGGHILFYTIETITGKPLNPRMQEIAYKIGIAFLIALMTFAVFNDIHRFFK, from the coding sequence ATGCAAAGCGTCTTAGCCATTATTCTCGTCCTCGGGGTTCTGATTTTCTTCCATGAGCTGGGTCACTTCCTCGTGGCCCGTCTGTTCAAGATCGGCGTGCCGGTTTTTGCGCTGGGATTCGGGCCGAAGCTGTTCGGGTTCCAGTACGGCGGCACGGAATATCGACTCTGCGCCGTCCCCCTGGGCGGCTACGTCAAGCTGGCCGGGGAGAGCGCCCAGGACGAACTGGGCGAGGGCATTCCGCCTGAATCCAGTTTCAGCCTCCGGCCGCCCTGGCAACGCATCCTGGTGGTGGCAGCCGGTCCGGTGTTCAATTTCGTGCTGGCCGTGTTCATCTACTGGGGGCTGTTCTGGGCGCACGGGCAACAGGAACTGCTGCCCGTGGTGGGCCAGGTGCTGGAGGACAGCCCGGCCCAGGCCGCGGATCTGCGTGACGGGGACATGGTTCTGAGCATCAACGGCCAGGACATCCGCTACTGGAGCGAGCTGGCCGAGCGCATTCAGCAGTCCGAGGGGCAGACCATGCACCTGACGGTGCAGCGGGAGAACCGGGTGGTGGACGTCGCGGCCCAGCCCCGGGTGGAGGTCCGTCAGAACCTGTTCGGCGAGGACATCAAGGTGGCCATGCTGGGCATTACGGCCTCGGGAGAAACCCAGTCCATCGCCCTGGGACCGGGCACGGCCCTGATCGCCGGGGCGGAGCAGACCTGGACCATCGTCGTGCTCACGGTGCAGGGGATCATCAAGCTGATCGAACGGATCATCCCGGCGGACAACATCGGCGGGCCGATCCTCATCGCCCAGTTGGTCAGCGAGCAGGCCTCCGAGGGACTGACCAACCTGCTGGCCCTGACCGCGCTGATCAGCATCAACCTCGGCCTGTTGAATCTTTTGCCGATCCCCGTGCTGGACGGAGGGCACATCCTCTTCTACACCATCGAGACGATCACCGGAAAACCGCTCAACCCCAGGATGCAGGAAATCGCCTACAAGATCGGGATCGCCTTTCTGATCGCGCTGATGACCTTCGCGGTGTTCAATGACATCCATCGCTTCTTCAAGTGA
- the tsaB gene encoding tRNA (adenosine(37)-N6)-threonylcarbamoyltransferase complex dimerization subunit type 1 TsaB: MTSIASSSDRSSAACACTGSDADSSQRLLLTLNGVEDRVQIVLARGNTLVLHQEWAAPARVMRFLVPALEQALNLLGLKMHDLSGIACVRGPGNFTGLRLCLATTYGLAMGAGLPMAGLEYPPLLAAGPAPLLQGRLAVLTHARTRLVHAQTFHVATAPFSPNNTTEHGVASLGGPRILAVDVPTDLHSLLADDDQPLYLLGSGVRRNLEWIKAGLPQARILDPSWDSPQAHVLIQAALNASFGHAPIEPLYLRPCDAEENLEFFAAKRGFSATEARDRIREETTGEVEERA, from the coding sequence ATGACATCCATCGCTTCTTCAAGTGACCGTTCTTCCGCGGCGTGCGCTTGCACCGGAAGCGACGCCGATTCCTCCCAGCGCCTCCTGCTGACGCTGAACGGCGTGGAGGACCGGGTCCAGATCGTCCTGGCCCGGGGAAACACCCTGGTTCTGCATCAGGAATGGGCCGCTCCGGCCCGGGTGATGCGCTTTTTGGTCCCGGCCCTGGAGCAAGCTCTGAATCTTCTCGGGCTGAAGATGCACGATCTTTCCGGCATCGCCTGCGTCCGGGGACCGGGCAATTTCACCGGGCTGCGTCTCTGTCTGGCCACGACCTACGGTCTGGCCATGGGCGCGGGCCTGCCCATGGCCGGACTGGAGTATCCGCCTTTGCTGGCCGCCGGTCCGGCCCCGCTGCTCCAGGGCCGCTTGGCCGTGTTGACCCATGCCCGGACCCGGCTGGTCCATGCCCAGACGTTTCACGTCGCCACCGCGCCTTTTTCCCCAAATAATACGACGGAACATGGCGTCGCGTCCCTGGGCGGCCCCCGGATTCTGGCAGTGGACGTCCCGACCGATCTCCATTCGCTCCTGGCCGACGACGACCAGCCGTTGTATCTGCTGGGCAGCGGGGTCCGACGCAACCTGGAGTGGATCAAGGCCGGATTGCCTCAGGCGCGCATTCTCGATCCTTCCTGGGATAGTCCCCAGGCTCACGTCTTGATTCAAGCAGCCCTGAACGCCTCGTTCGGGCATGCGCCCATCGAGCCGCTGTACCTGCGGCCCTGCGACGCCGAGGAGAATCTGGAGTTTTTCGCGGCCAAGCGAGGCTTCAGCGCTACTGAGGCCAGGGACCGCATCCGGGAGGAAACGACCGGGGAAGTGGAGGAAAGGGCATGA
- a CDS encoding DUF3536 domain-containing protein: protein MTTTRKVCIHGHYYQPPRVDPWLRELLPEGSAAPGLNWNQRILEESYAPLAWARRRDAQGRITDLVNCYAWTSFNFGPTLLSWLEQADPACYARILDADRQSLERWGHGNALAQCYHHIIMPLASPLDKEVQLAWTVADFQARYRREPEGLWLSEAAVDTPTLEAVAQAGFRFVVLAPRQARAVADLDGANQYDVDESTLDIREPYAAALPSGRELAVFFYHGPISQAVAFERLLEDGGRYFQRINQAADRGLLCVATDGETYGHHFSFGEMALAYVLEQIRQGRDELELTNFAAYLADNPPTRRILLHEPSSWSCVHGVERWRSDCGCADGGHPDWHQRWRGPLREALHRNKLRVDEHFFAVGRDCFTDPRQALLDYGRVLANGVSRSEFFDQHVVPGLDPDQRATAFNLLAMQEWAMCSLASCAWFFDEISRVEPLNAMAYALRSMELARSTGADDCSPDFVRIMAAAESNIPGKGSGKGSGADLWRTHVLPRSMDLASWTLLGLFMDGEDGDGPVAIRDYGRPIQRNWLGAQLVLEPEWESEPKAKLDDSEVRGRGRLTWPDTGATETFSWRWKPEQAGRSFGVVTVKTSEGAEHSCSVTDLAWNRRELVSLSWSESRTRVWWEGQLRFARSALDHFQGYQEDQHRPIREDVWLLHLPALAWADLVLGQAADDQEEFHSFLRTNWRPLREFDIRLTGHLLELLSSERPGWAAVGRILDRTAVLGLPLNLWAVENRLWELCREHPEATELAHKLGILPEPGASGATGGPG from the coding sequence ATGACGACCACACGCAAGGTGTGCATCCATGGGCATTATTACCAGCCCCCGCGCGTCGATCCGTGGCTGCGCGAACTGCTGCCCGAGGGCAGTGCCGCGCCCGGACTGAACTGGAACCAGCGGATTCTGGAAGAGTCCTACGCACCCCTGGCCTGGGCCCGACGCAGGGACGCCCAGGGACGGATCACGGACCTGGTCAATTGCTACGCCTGGACCAGCTTCAACTTCGGCCCGACCCTGCTCTCCTGGCTGGAACAAGCCGATCCGGCATGCTACGCCCGAATTCTGGACGCTGACCGCCAGAGCCTGGAGCGATGGGGGCACGGCAACGCTCTGGCCCAGTGTTACCATCACATCATCATGCCCTTGGCCTCGCCCCTGGACAAGGAGGTGCAACTGGCCTGGACCGTGGCGGACTTTCAGGCGCGTTACAGGCGAGAGCCGGAAGGGCTCTGGCTCTCCGAGGCCGCCGTGGACACCCCGACCCTGGAAGCCGTGGCCCAGGCCGGGTTTCGCTTCGTGGTCCTGGCCCCGCGCCAGGCTCGGGCCGTGGCGGATCTGGACGGCGCAAACCAGTATGACGTGGATGAATCCACCCTGGACATCCGCGAGCCGTACGCCGCCGCATTGCCTTCCGGCCGGGAACTGGCCGTGTTTTTCTATCACGGACCGATTTCCCAGGCCGTGGCCTTTGAACGGCTTTTGGAAGACGGCGGGCGCTACTTCCAGCGGATCAATCAGGCCGCGGATCGGGGGTTGCTCTGCGTGGCCACGGACGGCGAGACCTACGGCCACCACTTTTCCTTCGGCGAAATGGCCCTGGCCTATGTTTTGGAGCAGATTCGCCAAGGCCGGGATGAGTTGGAGTTGACCAACTTCGCGGCCTATCTGGCCGACAACCCGCCGACTCGCCGGATACTGCTCCATGAGCCGTCCTCCTGGAGCTGCGTCCACGGGGTGGAGCGCTGGCGCTCGGACTGCGGCTGCGCCGACGGCGGGCATCCGGACTGGCACCAGCGCTGGCGCGGGCCGTTGCGCGAAGCCCTGCATCGCAACAAGCTGCGCGTGGACGAGCATTTCTTCGCCGTTGGGCGGGACTGTTTCACCGACCCTCGGCAAGCCTTGCTGGACTATGGCCGGGTGTTGGCCAACGGCGTTTCGCGCTCCGAGTTTTTCGACCAACATGTCGTGCCGGGGCTTGATCCGGACCAGCGGGCAACCGCCTTCAACCTGCTGGCCATGCAGGAATGGGCTATGTGCTCCCTGGCCAGCTGCGCCTGGTTTTTCGACGAGATCAGCCGGGTGGAGCCGCTCAACGCCATGGCCTACGCCCTGCGCTCCATGGAATTGGCCCGGTCCACCGGGGCAGATGACTGTTCACCGGATTTCGTTCGGATCATGGCCGCGGCGGAGTCGAACATCCCAGGCAAGGGCTCGGGCAAGGGCTCGGGAGCGGACCTGTGGCGCACCCATGTTCTGCCCCGGAGCATGGACTTGGCCTCCTGGACCTTGTTGGGCCTGTTTATGGACGGCGAGGATGGAGATGGACCCGTCGCGATCCGCGATTATGGGCGACCCATTCAGCGAAACTGGCTCGGAGCGCAACTGGTCCTGGAGCCTGAGTGGGAGTCTGAGCCCAAGGCGAAACTTGATGACTCGGAGGTTCGGGGTCGCGGTCGGCTGACTTGGCCCGATACCGGGGCTACGGAAACGTTTTCCTGGCGCTGGAAGCCGGAGCAAGCCGGGCGGAGCTTCGGCGTCGTGACCGTGAAGACGTCGGAAGGGGCCGAGCATTCCTGTTCCGTGACGGACCTGGCCTGGAACAGGCGCGAATTGGTCTCCCTGTCCTGGTCCGAGAGTCGGACCCGCGTCTGGTGGGAGGGGCAGCTTCGATTCGCGAGATCGGCCCTGGACCATTTTCAAGGCTACCAGGAAGACCAGCACCGCCCGATCAGGGAGGATGTCTGGCTGCTCCATCTGCCCGCTCTGGCCTGGGCTGACCTGGTCCTGGGACAGGCTGCCGACGACCAGGAGGAATTCCACTCCTTTCTGCGTACAAACTGGCGACCACTGCGGGAATTCGATATTCGCCTGACCGGGCATCTTCTGGAACTGCTGTCTTCCGAGCGACCGGGCTGGGCCGCGGTGGGCCGAATTTTGGACCGCACCGCGGTCTTGGGCCTGCCTCTCAATCTTTGGGCCGTGGAGAATCGACTTTGGGAGTTGTGCAGGGAACATCCGGAGGCGACGGAGTTGGCTCACAAGCTGGGTATCCTTCCTGAGCCCGGTGCATCGGGCGCGACAGGCGGTCCCGGATGA